A section of the Oryza sativa Japonica Group chromosome 1, ASM3414082v1 genome encodes:
- the LOC4327054 gene encoding pentatricopeptide repeat-containing protein At1g09900 produces MAAALVTSFPHAIPKPHHHLHAAHHAHLTAAATRPEAPSASSPNPANARLRRLIARDDLAEAARLVDRATSRGEAPDVYLCTKLIRNLCRRGRTSDAARVLRAAERSGTAVDVFAYNTLVAGYCRYGQLDAARRLIASMPVAPDAYTYTPIIRGLCDRGRVGEALSLLDDMLHRGCQPSVVTYTVLLEAVCKSTGFGQAMEVLDEMRAKGCTPNIVTYNVIINGMCREGRVDDAREFLNRLSSYGFQPDTVSYTTVLKGLCAAKRWEDVEELFAEMMEKNCMPNEVTFDMLVRFFCRGGMVERAIQVLEQMSGHGCAANTTLCNIVINTICKQGRVDDAFQFLNNMGSYGCSPDTISYTTVLKGLCRAERWEDAKELLKEMVRKNCPPNEVTFNTFICILCQKGLIEQATMLIEQMSEHGCEVNIVTYNALVNGFCVQGRVDSALELFYSMPCKPNTITYTTLLTGLCNAERLDAAAELLAEMLQKDCAPNVVTFNVLVSFFCQKGLMDEAIELVEQMMEHGCTPNLITYNTLLDGITKDCNSEEALELLHGLVSNGVSPDIVTYSSIIGVLSREDRVEEAIKMFHIVQDLGMRPKAVIYNKILLALCKRCNTDGAIDFFAYMVSNGCMPNELTYITLIEGLANEDFLKETRDLLRELCSRGVLNKNLLEEWRPKFSNQTVHLP; encoded by the coding sequence ATGGCCGCCGCGCTCGTCACCTCCTTCCCGCACGCGATCCCCAAgccgcaccaccacctccacgccGCACACCACGCCCACctcaccgctgccgccacgaGGCCCGAGGCCCCCAGCGCGTCGTCCCCCAACCCGGCCAACGCCAGGCTCCGCCGCCTCATCGCCCGCGACGACCTCGCCGAGGCCGCGCGCCTCGTCGACCGCGCCACCTCCCGCGGGGAGGCCCCCGACGTGTACCTGTGCACCAAGCTCATCCGCAACCTATGCCGCCGGGGCCGCACCTCCGACGCCGCGCGCGTCCTCCGCGCGGCCGAGAGGTCCGGCACCGCCGTCGACGTCTTCGCCTACAACACGCTCGTCGCGGGGTACTGCCGGTACGGCCAGCTCGACGCCGCGCGCCGGCTCATCGCGTCCATGCCCGTCGCGCCCGACGCGTACACGTACACGCCGATCATCCGGGGGCTCTGCGACCGTGGGAGGGTCGGCGAGGCGCTCAGCCTGCTCGACGATATGCTCCACCGGGGCTGCCAGCCCAGCGTGGTGACCTACACAGTTCTCCTGGAGGCCGTATGCAAGAGTACTGGGTTCGGGCAGGCAATGGAGGTCCTCGATGAGATGCGTGCCAAGGGGTGCACGCCCAACATTGTCACCTACAATGTCATCATCAACGGAATGTGCAGGGAGGGCCGCGTCGACGATGCGAGGGAGTTCTTGAACAGGTTGTCCTCGTATGGCTTCCAACCCGACACTGTCAGCTACACCACTGTGCTTAAGGGTTTGTGTGCTGCTAAGCGGTGGGAGGATGTTGAGGAGCTCTTTGCtgagatgatggagaagaattGCATGCCGAATGAGGTAACATTCGACATGTTAGTCAGATTCTTTTGTCGTGGAGGTATGGTGGAGCGGGCAATCCAAGTTCTTGAGCAAATGTCCGGACATGGATGCGCAGCCAACACTACCTTGTGTAACATTGTCATAAACACTATCTGTAAACAAGGACGTGTTGATGATGCCTTTCAGTTCTTGAACAACATGGGTTCCTATGGATGCAGTCCAGATACCATCAGCTATACAACTGTGCTAAAGGGCTTGTGTCGCGCTGAGCGATGGGAGGATGCCAAAGAGCTCTTGAAAGAGATGGTCCGGAAGAATTGTCCCCCAAATGAGGTGACATTCAATACATTCATCTGCATCTTATGCCAAAAAGGATTGATCGAGCAAGCTACTATGCTTATCGAACAAATGTCAGAGCATGGATGTGAAGTGAATATTGTCACATACAACGCCCTCGTTAATGGCTTTTGTGTGCAAGGGCGCGTTGATAGCGCTCTTGAGTTATTTTACAGCATGCCTTGCAAGCCCAACACCATTACATACACTACCTTGCTAACAGGTTTGTGCAATGCCGAGCGGTTGGATGCTGCTGCAGAACTCTTAGCTGAGATGCTCCAGAAAGATTGCGCACCAAATGTAGTGACTTTCAATGTACTTGTGAGTTTCTTCTGTCAAAAAGGATTAATGGATGAAGCAATTGAACTTGTAGAACAGATGATGGAGCACGGTTGCACCCCTAACCTGATTACATACAATACTTTACTCGATGGGATAACCAAGGATTGCAACTCAGAAGAAGCTCTGGAGCTATTGCATGGTTTGGTCAGCAATGGGGTATCCCCAGATATAGTTACCTATTCTTCAATCATTGGTGTCCTCTCAAGAGAAGATAGAGTAGAAGAAGCAATCAAAATGTTCCATATTGTGCAAGATTTGGGGATGAGACCTAAAGCAGTGATATACAACAAGATACTACTTGCACTCTGTAAAAGATGTAATACAGATGGTGCCATTGATTTTTTCGCTTATATGGTGTCTAATGGTTGCATGCCCAATGAGTTGACCTACATTACACTCATTGAAGGCCTTGCAAATGAGGATTTCTtgaaggagacaagagatttacTGCGCGAGTTGTGCTCAAGAGGTGTTCTAAATAAAAACTTGCTTGAAGAGTGGCGCCCTAAGTTTTCGAATCAAACCGTGCATTTACCTTGA
- the LOC4327055 gene encoding diacylglycerol kinase 5 isoform X1, with product MLQAQDSMKNNLVKNNMLKEFYIPTYIFVPESPVEKVSQIPSCPVIVFINTKSGGQLGHDLIVTYRKLLNNSQVFDLLEEAPDKVLHKLYGNMERLMRDGDTVAAEIHRRLRLIVAGGDGTAGWLLGVVSDLKLVHPPPVATVPLGTGNNLPYSFGWGKRNPGTDEKSVLSFLQSVRQAKEMKIDSWHIVMKMESPKSSTCDPIAPLDLPHSLHAFHRVPNNPQDKEYSCTFRGGFWNYFSMGMDAQVSYAFHSERKLHPEKFKNQLSNQKTYLKLACTQGWFCASLCHPMSRNIAHLSKVKIMKKSGKWETLEIPQSIRSIVCLNLPSFSGGLNPWGTPSERKQRKRDLVMPPLVDDGLLEIVGFKDAWHGLVLLSPKGHGTRLAQAHRVQFKFHKGATDHAYMRLDGEPWNQPLPKDDGKVLVEISHAGQVKMLATKNCIAKGIHEALSMSTVHPESSSSSDDTDDDDDFAEERKNFGAALSFRYMDDVTKE from the exons ATGTTGCAGGCGCAAGATTCAATGAAGAACAACCTTGTGAAAAACAACATGCTGAAAGAGTTCTACATCCCAACTTATATATTCGTGCCAGAGTCTCCAGTAGAGAAGGTTTCTCAAATACCTAGTTGTCCAGTGATTGTTTTTATCAACACCAAAAGTGGTGGCCAGCTGGGACATGATTTAATTGTCACGTACCGTAAGCTGCTCAACAATTCTCAG GTGTTTGATCTGCTTGAGGAAGCTCCAGATAAGGTCTTGCACAAACTGTATGGAAACATGGAAAGGCTAATGCGTGATGGGGATACTGTTGCTGCTGAAATTCACAGAAGATTGAGGCTAATA GTTGCTGGAGGTGATGGTACTGCAGGTTGGTTGCTTGGAGTTGTTTCTGATCTTAAGCTAGTACATCCACCACCTGTTGCTACAGTTCCTCTGGGAACTGGAAATAACTTGCCATATTCTTTTGGATGG GGGAAGAGAAATCCTGGAACAGATGAAAAGTCAGTTCTATCGTTTCTACAGTCAGTAAGACAAGCGAAAGAGATGAAAATTGATAG TTGGCACATTGTCATGAAAATGGAAAGCCCAAAAAGTTCTACTTGTGATCCAATTGCTCCTTTGGATTTGCCTCATTCGCTGCACGCGTTTCACCGTGTGCCAAACAATCCACAAGATAAG GAATATTCTTGCACGTTTCGTGGGGGATTCTGGAATTACTTCAGTATGG GAATGGATGCTCAGGTGTCATATGCCTTTCATTCTGAGAGGAAATTGCATCCAGAAAAATTCAAAAACCAGTTGTCTAATCAG AAAACATATTTGAAGCTGGCATGCACGCAAGGATGGTTCTGTGCATCCCTATGTCATCCAATGTCACG GAACATTGCGCACCTTTCAAAAGTAAAGATAATGAAGAAATCTGGAAAATGGGAAACATTGGAAATTCCACAGAG TATCCGGTCCATTGTTTGTCTGAATTTACCCAGCTTCTCCGGTGGACTGAATCCATGGGGAACACCAAGTGagagaaaacaaagaaaa AGGGATTTAGTAATGCCTCCACTTGTGGATGATGGTCTTCTGGAGATTGTGGGTTTTAAAGATGCTTGGCATGGACTTGTGTTGCTATCTCCAAAAGGCCATGGCACTCGTCTTGCTCAG GCTCATCGCGTCCAATTCAAATTCCACAAGGGTGCAACCGACCATGCTTACATGAGACTTGATGGGGAACCCTGGAATCAGCCTCTTCCGAAGGATGACGGCAAGGTCTTGGTGGAGATCTCACATGCCGGCCAGGTGAAGATGCTTGCTACCAAAAACTGCATTGCTAAAGGCATCCATGAGGCACTGTCTATGTCAACGGTTCATCCAGAGTCCAGCTCCTCCAGTGACGATAcggatgacgatgatgatttcgcggaggagaggaagaacTTTGGTGCTGCATTGTCGTTTCGGTACATGGATGATGTGACCAAAGAGTAA
- the LOC4327055 gene encoding diacylglycerol kinase 5 isoform X2: MKNNLVKNNMLKEFYIPTYIFVPESPVEKVSQIPSCPVIVFINTKSGGQLGHDLIVTYRKLLNNSQVFDLLEEAPDKVLHKLYGNMERLMRDGDTVAAEIHRRLRLIVAGGDGTAGWLLGVVSDLKLVHPPPVATVPLGTGNNLPYSFGWGKRNPGTDEKSVLSFLQSVRQAKEMKIDSWHIVMKMESPKSSTCDPIAPLDLPHSLHAFHRVPNNPQDKEYSCTFRGGFWNYFSMGMDAQVSYAFHSERKLHPEKFKNQLSNQKTYLKLACTQGWFCASLCHPMSRNIAHLSKVKIMKKSGKWETLEIPQSIRSIVCLNLPSFSGGLNPWGTPSERKQRKRDLVMPPLVDDGLLEIVGFKDAWHGLVLLSPKGHGTRLAQAHRVQFKFHKGATDHAYMRLDGEPWNQPLPKDDGKVLVEISHAGQVKMLATKNCIAKGIHEALSMSTVHPESSSSSDDTDDDDDFAEERKNFGAALSFRYMDDVTKE, from the exons ATGAAGAACAACCTTGTGAAAAACAACATGCTGAAAGAGTTCTACATCCCAACTTATATATTCGTGCCAGAGTCTCCAGTAGAGAAGGTTTCTCAAATACCTAGTTGTCCAGTGATTGTTTTTATCAACACCAAAAGTGGTGGCCAGCTGGGACATGATTTAATTGTCACGTACCGTAAGCTGCTCAACAATTCTCAG GTGTTTGATCTGCTTGAGGAAGCTCCAGATAAGGTCTTGCACAAACTGTATGGAAACATGGAAAGGCTAATGCGTGATGGGGATACTGTTGCTGCTGAAATTCACAGAAGATTGAGGCTAATA GTTGCTGGAGGTGATGGTACTGCAGGTTGGTTGCTTGGAGTTGTTTCTGATCTTAAGCTAGTACATCCACCACCTGTTGCTACAGTTCCTCTGGGAACTGGAAATAACTTGCCATATTCTTTTGGATGG GGGAAGAGAAATCCTGGAACAGATGAAAAGTCAGTTCTATCGTTTCTACAGTCAGTAAGACAAGCGAAAGAGATGAAAATTGATAG TTGGCACATTGTCATGAAAATGGAAAGCCCAAAAAGTTCTACTTGTGATCCAATTGCTCCTTTGGATTTGCCTCATTCGCTGCACGCGTTTCACCGTGTGCCAAACAATCCACAAGATAAG GAATATTCTTGCACGTTTCGTGGGGGATTCTGGAATTACTTCAGTATGG GAATGGATGCTCAGGTGTCATATGCCTTTCATTCTGAGAGGAAATTGCATCCAGAAAAATTCAAAAACCAGTTGTCTAATCAG AAAACATATTTGAAGCTGGCATGCACGCAAGGATGGTTCTGTGCATCCCTATGTCATCCAATGTCACG GAACATTGCGCACCTTTCAAAAGTAAAGATAATGAAGAAATCTGGAAAATGGGAAACATTGGAAATTCCACAGAG TATCCGGTCCATTGTTTGTCTGAATTTACCCAGCTTCTCCGGTGGACTGAATCCATGGGGAACACCAAGTGagagaaaacaaagaaaa AGGGATTTAGTAATGCCTCCACTTGTGGATGATGGTCTTCTGGAGATTGTGGGTTTTAAAGATGCTTGGCATGGACTTGTGTTGCTATCTCCAAAAGGCCATGGCACTCGTCTTGCTCAG GCTCATCGCGTCCAATTCAAATTCCACAAGGGTGCAACCGACCATGCTTACATGAGACTTGATGGGGAACCCTGGAATCAGCCTCTTCCGAAGGATGACGGCAAGGTCTTGGTGGAGATCTCACATGCCGGCCAGGTGAAGATGCTTGCTACCAAAAACTGCATTGCTAAAGGCATCCATGAGGCACTGTCTATGTCAACGGTTCATCCAGAGTCCAGCTCCTCCAGTGACGATAcggatgacgatgatgatttcgcggaggagaggaagaacTTTGGTGCTGCATTGTCGTTTCGGTACATGGATGATGTGACCAAAGAGTAA
- the LOC4327056 gene encoding uncharacterized protein isoform X1: protein MPLFPSSPKGQNSNRRRARELRREGVGPAMDEGLVSVDKFSGGSQAYFLTHLHQDHTRGLGAAGGWRHGPLYCSPVTARLLPTRFPGVDASLLRPLAPGASASLSLSSPSTGRAVSVVVTAIPALHCPGSLMYLFRGDLGCMLYTGDFRWELRCKRARAAKKALLDALAGDTVDVLYLDNTYCHPSLSFPPRPIVAEQIVNIIRAHPDHEIIIGVDTLGKEDLLLHISRALQTKIWVWPQRLQTIHLLGIDDNQEIFTTQTSLTRIRAVPRYSLTIESLDALNTVCPTIGIMPSGIPWLWKNSKGKAKSGVKSPAKSIRCKGLDEGAIEMDYDPLSPPKLFEKDSYSLPYSEHACFAELENFMLIVRPSTVIGIVSTSFCYVNPRHHFSHLCADNVYSDKTPEKNKGKDISVLTPKKRQNGSKTPKDRKIRIVYGSRVTMKRKE, encoded by the exons ATGCCTCTCTTTCCCTCTTCTCCGAAAGGCCAAAACAGCAACCGCCGCCGGGCACGAGAGCTACGGCGGGAGGGCGTCGGGCCGGCCATGGACGAGGGGCTGGTGTCCGTGGACAAGTTCAGCGGCGGCAGCCAGGCCTACTTCCTGACGCACCTCCACCAGGATCACACCCGCGGcctcggcgcggcgggcgggtgGCGCCACGGCCCGCTCTACTGCTCCCCCGTCACGgcgcgcctcctccccacccgcttCCCGGGCGTCGACGCGTCGCTCCTCCGCCCCCTCGCCCCCGGCGCCTCCgcctcgctctccctctcctccccctccaccggccgcgccgtctccgtcgtcgtcaccgccatCCCCGCCCTCCATTGCCCCG GTTCGCTCATGTACCTCTTCCGCGGCGATCTCGGGTGCATGCTGTACACGGGGGATTTCCGGTGGGAGCTGAGGTGCaagagggcgcgggcggcgaagaAGGCGCTCCTCGACGCGCTGGCCGGGGATACCGTGGACGTGCTCTACCTGGATAACACGTACTGCCACCCGTCGCTCAGCTTCCCTCCGCGCCCCATCGTCGCTGAGCAG ATAGTTAATATTATTCGGGCACATCCTGACCATGAAATTATTATTGGTGTTGACACTCTTGGAAAAGAAGATCTCTTGCTTCATATATCCAGAGCACTGCAAACAAAG ATTTGGGTCTGGCCCCAGCGCCTTCAGACAATACACCTTCTAGGTATTGATGACAACCAGGAGATCTTCACCACACAGACCAGCTTGACCAGGATCCGTGCCGTTCCAAGGTACAGCCTTACTATTGAGAGTCTTGATGCTTTGAACACGGTGTGCCCCACTATAGGAATCATGCCTTCTGGTATTCCTTGGCTCTGGAAAAACAGTAAAGGGAAGGCCAAGTCTGGTGTTAAATCACCAGCCAAGTCTATCAGATGCAAAGGGCTAGATGAAGGCGCAATAGAAATGGACTACGATCCCCTGTCACCGCCAAAGCTATTTGAGAAGGATTCTTATAGTCTGCCTTACTCAGAGCATGCTTGTTTTGCTGAGTTAGAGAATTTTATGCTTATAGTACGACCATCAACTGTCATAGGGATCGTCAGCACATCGTTTTGTTACGTGAATCCTCGCCACCACTTCAGTCATCTTTGTGCAGACAATGTGTATTCTGACAAGACACCTGAGAAGAACAAGGGTAAGGATATCTCAGTCTTGACacctaaaaaaaggcaaaatggTTCAAAGACTCCGAAAGATAGGAAGATCAGGATCGTGTATGGAAGCCGAGTCACAATGAAAAGGAAGGAGTGA
- the LOC4327056 gene encoding uncharacterized protein isoform X2, with the protein MPLFPSSPKGQNSNRRRARELRREGVGPAMDEGLVSVDKFSGGSQAYFLTHLHQDHTRGLGAAGGWRHGPLYCSPVTARLLPTRFPGVDASLLRPLAPGASASLSLSSPSTGRAVSVVVTAIPALHCPGSLMYLFRGDLGCMLYTGDFRWELRCKRARAAKKALLDALAGDTVDVLYLDNTYCHPSLSFPPRPIVAEQIVNIIRAHPDHEIIIGVDTLGKEDLLLHISRALQTKIWVWPQRLQTIHLLGIDDNQEIFTTQTSLTRIRAVPSKGKAKSGVKSPAKSIRCKGLDEGAIEMDYDPLSPPKLFEKDSYSLPYSEHACFAELENFMLIVRPSTVIGIVSTSFCYVNPRHHFSHLCADNVYSDKTPEKNKGKDISVLTPKKRQNGSKTPKDRKIRIVYGSRVTMKRKE; encoded by the exons ATGCCTCTCTTTCCCTCTTCTCCGAAAGGCCAAAACAGCAACCGCCGCCGGGCACGAGAGCTACGGCGGGAGGGCGTCGGGCCGGCCATGGACGAGGGGCTGGTGTCCGTGGACAAGTTCAGCGGCGGCAGCCAGGCCTACTTCCTGACGCACCTCCACCAGGATCACACCCGCGGcctcggcgcggcgggcgggtgGCGCCACGGCCCGCTCTACTGCTCCCCCGTCACGgcgcgcctcctccccacccgcttCCCGGGCGTCGACGCGTCGCTCCTCCGCCCCCTCGCCCCCGGCGCCTCCgcctcgctctccctctcctccccctccaccggccgcgccgtctccgtcgtcgtcaccgccatCCCCGCCCTCCATTGCCCCG GTTCGCTCATGTACCTCTTCCGCGGCGATCTCGGGTGCATGCTGTACACGGGGGATTTCCGGTGGGAGCTGAGGTGCaagagggcgcgggcggcgaagaAGGCGCTCCTCGACGCGCTGGCCGGGGATACCGTGGACGTGCTCTACCTGGATAACACGTACTGCCACCCGTCGCTCAGCTTCCCTCCGCGCCCCATCGTCGCTGAGCAG ATAGTTAATATTATTCGGGCACATCCTGACCATGAAATTATTATTGGTGTTGACACTCTTGGAAAAGAAGATCTCTTGCTTCATATATCCAGAGCACTGCAAACAAAG ATTTGGGTCTGGCCCCAGCGCCTTCAGACAATACACCTTCTAGGTATTGATGACAACCAGGAGATCTTCACCACACAGACCAGCTTGACCAGGATCCGTGCCGTTCCAAG TAAAGGGAAGGCCAAGTCTGGTGTTAAATCACCAGCCAAGTCTATCAGATGCAAAGGGCTAGATGAAGGCGCAATAGAAATGGACTACGATCCCCTGTCACCGCCAAAGCTATTTGAGAAGGATTCTTATAGTCTGCCTTACTCAGAGCATGCTTGTTTTGCTGAGTTAGAGAATTTTATGCTTATAGTACGACCATCAACTGTCATAGGGATCGTCAGCACATCGTTTTGTTACGTGAATCCTCGCCACCACTTCAGTCATCTTTGTGCAGACAATGTGTATTCTGACAAGACACCTGAGAAGAACAAGGGTAAGGATATCTCAGTCTTGACacctaaaaaaaggcaaaatggTTCAAAGACTCCGAAAGATAGGAAGATCAGGATCGTGTATGGAAGCCGAGTCACAATGAAAAGGAAGGAGTGA
- the LOC4327057 gene encoding universal stress protein PHOS32 — translation MAANPSSPSAGGGGDVSASSPTLPPVRLAAAQAASAAAIHPTSPRYFFSSLAGTNASPHRRIAIAVDLSDESAYAVRWAVQNYLRPGDAVVLLHVRPTSVLYGADWGSIPVSVSDDADGEVAPAASAEELQKKREEDFDAFTSTKAEDLAQPLVDAQIPFKIHVVKDHDMKERLCLEAERLGLSAMIMGSRGFGASRKGGKGRLGSVSDYCVHHCVCPVVVVRYPDDAAGADGEAAGPTDELHTVPEDEPVYHDAPDVQKEN, via the exons ATGGCGGCCAACCCCTCCTCCccgtcggcgggcggcggcggcgacgtgtcggcgtcctcgccgacgctgccgccggtgcggctcgcggcggcgcaggcggcgtcggcggcggcgatccaCCCCACCTCGCCGCGGTACTTCTTCTCCTCGCTCGCGGGCACCAACGCCTCCCCGCACCGGcgcatcgccatcgccgtcgacctctccGACGAGTCCGCGTACGCCGTCCGGTGGGCCGTGCAGAACTACCTCCGCCCCGGGGACGCCGTCGTGCTCCTCCACGTGCGGCCCACCTCCGTGCTCTACGGCGCCGACTGGGGCTCCATCCCCGTCTCCGtctccgacgacgccgacggggAGGTCGCACCCGCGGCATCCGCGGAGGAGCTGCAGAAGAAGCGGGAGGAGGACTTCGACGCCTTCACGTCCACCAAGGCGGAGGACCTGGCGCAGCCGCTGGTCGACGCGCAGATCCCCTTTAAGATCCACGTCGTCAAGGACCACGACATGAAGGAGCGCCTCTGCCTCGAGGCCGAGCGACTTGGCTTGTCCGCTATGATCATGGGAAGCCGCGGCTTCGGTGCCTCGCGGAAGGGCGGGAAGGGGAGGCTTGGGAGTGTTAGTGATTATTGCGTGCATCACTGTGTCTGCCCGGTTGTGGTTGTTCGTTACCCCGATGATGCTGCAGGTGCCGACGGGGAGGCAGCAGGGCCAACAGATGAGCTGCACACTGTGCCTGAGGATGAACCTGTGTATCATGATGCACCTGATGTGCAGAAAG AAAACTGA